One region of Polynucleobacter paneuropaeus genomic DNA includes:
- the ispF gene encoding 2-C-methyl-D-erythritol 2,4-cyclodiphosphate synthase: MSNEINPPPFRIGQGYDVHALVVDRKLILGGVHIPFAKGLLGHSDADALLHAITDAILGGAGLNDIGQLFPDTDPQYQGMDSRILLRSALQKVQAAGFQVGNIDATIICQQPKLATYLPEMIGHIAADLAVTPSHINLKAKTNESLGHLGRGEGIAVHAVALLYKPS; this comes from the coding sequence GGACAAGGTTACGATGTTCATGCTTTAGTGGTAGATCGCAAATTGATTTTGGGTGGAGTGCATATCCCTTTTGCAAAAGGTTTGCTTGGGCACTCTGATGCAGACGCTTTGTTGCATGCGATTACGGATGCCATTCTTGGGGGAGCAGGTTTAAATGATATTGGCCAACTTTTTCCAGACACCGATCCCCAATATCAAGGAATGGACAGCAGAATTTTGTTGCGATCTGCATTGCAAAAAGTCCAGGCCGCAGGATTTCAGGTGGGCAATATCGATGCCACCATTATTTGCCAGCAGCCTAAATTGGCTACTTACTTGCCAGAGATGATCGGTCATATTGCAGCTGACCTAGCGGTAACGCCCAGTCATATCAACCTCAAAGCTAAAACGAACGAATCCCTGGGTCACTTAGGTAGAGGCGAGGGCATCGCGGTTCATGCCGTCGCTTTACTCTATAAGCCCTCCTAA
- the tig gene encoding trigger factor: protein MALQIENLGQLDRKMTLEFTRADLAKARDERLAKLGKTMKMAGFRPGKVPKNIVEKQYGLQVDFEIQFDKASELFFELSKKEGIKLAGQPRLEPKSELDADKIVFDAFFEVLPEVKIGDLSKAEVSKYSTSIGEAEIDRALDVLRKQQVHYHPRGTASAHGDGGANTAAQSGDQVVIDFVGKIDGVEFAGGKAENFEYVLGEGRMLPEFEAATLGLKAGESKTFPLTFPADYHGKDVAGKTADFTITVKSVNWPHMPVVDEAFALSLGVTEGGVEKMRSEVKENLDREVNRRITALLKNEVMDKLNSLCELDVPKSLVASEQERLVESARADLMQRGIPNAKDAPIPVEMFAEQALKRVRLGLILSDLVKQQNLTATADQIKTEIEEQAATYEDPKEVVRWFYSNPSRLKEIENLVLENNVIQYFTSLAKVSEKPVSFEELSKLN from the coding sequence ATGGCTTTGCAAATAGAAAATTTAGGTCAGTTAGACCGAAAAATGACTTTAGAGTTCACCCGTGCTGATTTAGCAAAAGCACGTGACGAGCGTTTAGCCAAACTAGGCAAGACTATGAAGATGGCTGGTTTTCGTCCAGGCAAGGTTCCTAAAAATATTGTTGAAAAACAATATGGCCTGCAAGTCGATTTTGAGATTCAGTTCGATAAAGCTTCTGAGCTCTTTTTTGAGTTGAGTAAGAAAGAAGGCATTAAGTTAGCTGGACAACCTCGCTTAGAACCCAAGAGCGAACTCGATGCAGACAAGATTGTGTTTGATGCTTTCTTTGAAGTATTACCCGAAGTCAAAATCGGTGATTTGAGCAAAGCTGAAGTCAGCAAATACAGCACAAGCATTGGCGAAGCAGAGATTGACCGCGCCTTGGATGTTTTACGTAAACAACAAGTGCATTACCACCCACGCGGCACCGCAAGTGCCCATGGTGATGGCGGCGCTAACACTGCAGCTCAATCTGGCGATCAAGTTGTGATCGACTTTGTTGGCAAGATCGATGGCGTTGAGTTTGCTGGTGGCAAAGCAGAAAACTTTGAGTATGTTTTAGGCGAGGGAAGAATGCTTCCCGAATTTGAGGCTGCCACCTTAGGTCTTAAAGCAGGTGAGAGCAAAACTTTCCCATTAACTTTTCCAGCCGATTACCACGGCAAAGATGTTGCAGGTAAAACAGCGGACTTTACGATTACTGTGAAATCAGTGAACTGGCCCCATATGCCTGTTGTAGATGAGGCATTTGCTTTGTCATTGGGCGTTACTGAAGGTGGTGTTGAAAAGATGCGTTCCGAAGTAAAGGAAAACTTGGATCGCGAAGTCAACCGCCGCATTACCGCTTTGCTTAAGAATGAAGTAATGGATAAGCTGAATAGCCTGTGTGAGTTAGACGTTCCTAAGTCATTAGTGGCTTCGGAGCAAGAGCGATTAGTTGAGTCTGCTAGAGCAGATTTAATGCAACGCGGCATTCCTAATGCTAAGGATGCACCTATTCCAGTCGAAATGTTTGCTGAACAAGCCCTTAAGCGTGTGCGCTTGGGCCTGATTTTGAGCGACCTGGTTAAGCAACAGAACCTGACCGCTACTGCAGACCAAATTAAGACTGAAATCGAAGAACAAGCTGCAACCTACGAAGATCCAAAAGAAGTAGTGCGTTGGTTCTATAGCAACCCTAGCCGTCTGAAGGAAATCGAAAACCTCGTTCTCGAGAACAATGTCATCCAGTATTTCACCTCTCTTGCAAAAGTGAGTGAAAAGCCAGTGAGCTTTGAAGAACTGAGTAAACTTAACTAA
- the clpP gene encoding ATP-dependent Clp endopeptidase proteolytic subunit ClpP, whose translation MSQNQMHSEHIEPQGLGLVPMVIETSGRGERAYDIYSRLLRERVVFLVGEVNDQTANLVIAQLLFLESENPDKEISLYINSPGGSVSAGLAIYDTMQFIKPHVSTLCMGMAASMGAFLLCAGEKGKRYALPNSRVMIHQPLGGARGQASDIEIQAREILYLRERLNQILADRTGQSIETIAKDTDRDNFMSAEQAKDYGLIDKVIEKRP comes from the coding sequence ATGAGTCAAAATCAAATGCATTCTGAGCATATTGAACCCCAGGGTTTGGGTTTGGTACCCATGGTGATAGAGACCTCTGGTCGTGGCGAGCGTGCTTATGATATTTACTCTCGCCTCCTGCGTGAACGGGTGGTGTTCTTGGTTGGCGAAGTGAATGACCAAACCGCTAACTTAGTTATCGCCCAATTACTCTTCTTGGAGAGTGAGAACCCAGATAAAGAGATCTCTCTTTATATCAATTCTCCAGGCGGCTCTGTTTCTGCTGGCCTAGCGATTTATGACACTATGCAATTTATTAAGCCTCATGTCAGCACTTTATGTATGGGCATGGCAGCCAGTATGGGTGCATTCTTGCTCTGCGCTGGTGAGAAGGGCAAGCGTTATGCCTTACCCAATTCACGCGTCATGATTCATCAGCCTTTAGGGGGCGCCCGTGGTCAAGCTTCCGATATTGAAATTCAAGCTCGCGAGATTCTTTATCTGCGTGAACGTCTGAATCAGATCCTTGCTGATCGGACTGGTCAGTCGATTGAAACGATTGCAAAAGATACTGATCGTGATAATTTCATGTCAGCAGAGCAGGCTAAAGACTATGGCCTTATCGATAAAGTGATTGAGAAGCGTCCTTAA